A part of Micromonospora chersina genomic DNA contains:
- a CDS encoding BTAD domain-containing putative transcriptional regulator: MTTGGPGQPVLFGMDFRLLGPFEARHRGRPVEVGSRRQERCLLGVLLLDTGRVVPTERLIDLLWNGRPPASARGAVQTYIGRLRGSLTPYGVRISTRGEGYLVEADGHRVDVDEFGDLVRAAGVAADPGERVRLLDRGLALWRGPLLADAADGELRDRLHGTVEELRLVAVELRAEAQLALGQHARAIAELMPLAARHPTREQLVAVLMTALYRGARQADALRLYRTTRQVLVDELGVEPGPRLREVHRRILRGDDRLDRPGRPVYEVRVRDESLPWSVGGHPALDFCNTFAGWGHEPPLPGAEWLRGYRTLAVWAGHVGLLDDVSVSRLLHLARRDPDQAEAVLVEARGLRQALYGCLTGPDDRRAFDAVARHAEAAAKELAFRPESDGRGRWWPELAAGLRMPLHAVAWSAAQLLADPRRLTLRTCPDERCGWLFLDESGLRRWCSLGTCGRSPDRPRCHSA, encoded by the coding sequence ATGACAACCGGCGGGCCGGGCCAGCCGGTCCTGTTCGGTATGGACTTCCGACTGCTCGGACCCTTCGAGGCCCGCCACCGGGGCCGGCCGGTCGAGGTCGGCAGCCGACGCCAGGAGCGCTGCCTGCTCGGTGTGCTGCTGCTCGACACGGGACGGGTGGTCCCCACCGAGCGCCTCATCGACCTGCTCTGGAACGGCCGGCCGCCGGCCTCGGCCCGGGGTGCCGTCCAGACGTACATCGGCCGGTTGCGGGGGTCGTTGACGCCGTACGGGGTGCGCATCAGCACCCGGGGCGAGGGCTATCTCGTCGAGGCGGACGGGCACCGCGTCGACGTCGACGAGTTCGGCGATCTGGTCCGGGCGGCCGGCGTGGCCGCCGACCCGGGCGAGCGGGTGCGGTTGCTCGACCGCGGATTGGCCCTCTGGCGAGGGCCGCTGCTCGCCGACGCGGCCGACGGCGAACTGCGGGACCGGCTGCACGGCACCGTCGAGGAGCTGCGGCTGGTCGCCGTCGAGCTGCGCGCCGAGGCGCAGCTCGCGCTGGGCCAGCACGCCCGGGCGATCGCCGAGCTGATGCCACTGGCCGCCCGGCACCCGACCCGGGAACAGCTCGTCGCCGTCCTGATGACCGCGCTGTACCGGGGCGCGCGGCAGGCCGACGCGCTGCGGCTGTACCGGACCACCCGGCAGGTCCTCGTGGACGAGCTGGGCGTCGAGCCGGGGCCGCGCCTGCGGGAGGTGCACCGCCGGATCCTGCGCGGCGACGACCGGCTGGACCGGCCCGGGCGGCCGGTGTACGAGGTGCGGGTCCGCGACGAGAGCCTGCCCTGGAGCGTGGGCGGCCATCCGGCGCTGGACTTCTGCAACACCTTCGCCGGGTGGGGGCACGAACCGCCGCTGCCCGGCGCCGAATGGCTGCGCGGCTACCGCACCCTGGCCGTGTGGGCCGGGCACGTCGGTCTCCTCGACGACGTCTCGGTGAGCCGGCTGCTGCACCTGGCCCGCCGGGACCCCGACCAGGCCGAGGCGGTGCTCGTCGAGGCCCGGGGCCTGCGGCAGGCGCTGTACGGGTGCCTCACCGGGCCCGACGACCGGCGCGCGTTCGACGCGGTCGCCCGGCACGCGGAGGCCGCCGCGAAGGAACTGGCGTTCCGGCCCGAGAGCGACGGCCGCGGGCGCTGGTGGCCGGAGCTGGCGGCCGGGCTCCGGATGCCCCTGCACGCGGTCGCCTGGAGCGCCGCCCAGCTGCTCGCCGACCCGCGCCGGCTCACCCTCCGGACCTGCCCGGACGAGCGGTGCGGCTGGCTCTTCCTGGACGAGAGCGGGCTGCGGCGCTGGTGCAGCCTGGGCACCTGCGGGCGCTCGCCGGACCGGCCCCGCTGCCACAGCGCCTGA
- a CDS encoding tetratricopeptide repeat protein, with protein MSNDAAPDQSAADGYLQRAQLLAELGRYDEAAEELDAALAGHPGNAEALTMLARVHLAADRSAEALPVAEAAVAAAPGALSPLVARGFALVDLGRWKAAASTGDQILALGPDDAYAQRSAAAILAGARNGQAALNAAWRGVELAPETAQAHLVLGLVAARLELYDLAERAYREALRLDPEVAAARHDTGVIRLEQRRYAEALEHLAEAATMDPERRDAGPTTVDPLHRLVLHGAGWSLVATVLVAFLAPVAPGPSRVLAVLAALGGALLVWRHAARLPGLRDTVLPGLLRADRGLALSVYAVAAAPALLVLYALVGGPWPLVAGITVAVVAGFAVLARAGRHPVR; from the coding sequence ATGTCGAACGACGCCGCCCCCGACCAGTCCGCCGCCGACGGCTACCTCCAGCGCGCGCAACTCCTCGCCGAACTGGGCCGGTACGACGAGGCAGCGGAGGAACTCGACGCCGCGCTCGCCGGCCACCCGGGTAACGCCGAGGCGTTGACCATGCTGGCCCGGGTGCACCTGGCCGCGGACCGGTCGGCGGAGGCGCTGCCGGTGGCCGAGGCCGCCGTGGCCGCCGCCCCGGGTGCCCTGTCACCGCTCGTGGCGCGCGGCTTCGCCCTTGTCGACCTGGGCCGGTGGAAGGCCGCGGCGAGCACCGGGGACCAGATCCTGGCGCTCGGCCCGGACGACGCGTACGCCCAGCGGAGCGCCGCCGCGATCCTGGCCGGGGCGCGCAACGGCCAGGCGGCGCTCAACGCCGCCTGGCGGGGTGTGGAGCTGGCCCCGGAGACCGCGCAGGCGCACCTGGTGCTCGGCCTGGTCGCCGCCCGGCTGGAGCTGTACGACCTGGCCGAGCGGGCCTACCGGGAGGCGCTGCGGCTGGACCCGGAGGTGGCCGCGGCGCGGCACGACACGGGCGTGATCCGGCTGGAGCAGCGCCGCTACGCGGAGGCGCTGGAGCACCTGGCCGAGGCGGCCACCATGGACCCGGAACGCCGCGACGCCGGCCCGACCACCGTCGACCCGCTGCACCGCCTGGTGCTCCACGGCGCCGGCTGGTCGCTTGTCGCCACCGTGCTGGTCGCCTTCCTCGCCCCGGTCGCGCCGGGCCCGTCCCGCGTCCTCGCGGTGCTGGCCGCGCTCGGCGGGGCCCTGCTGGTCTGGCGGCACGCGGCCCGGCTGCCCGGCCTGCGGGACACCGTCCTGCCCGGGCTGCTCCGCGCCGACCGCGGCCTGGCTCTGAGCGTGTACGCGGTGGCCGCCGCCCCGGCGCTGCTGGTGCTCTACGCGCTGGTCGGCGGCCCGTGGCCGCTTGTCGCCGGGATCACCGTGGCGGTGGTGGCCGGGTTCGCCGTGCTCGCCCGCGCCGGCCGGCACCCGGTGCGCTAG
- a CDS encoding homogentisate 1,2-dioxygenase — MPYYRSVGEVPRKRHTQFRQPDGSLYAEELVGQEGFSSDSSLLYHRHAPTAIVAAEEFTPPAFTRVPNLPLKPRHLRTHKLDGAGADPVLGRQYLLANDDVRIAYVLADKPSPLFRDATGDHCLYLESGSLRVESPFGVLEAVAGDYVVIPTSTIHRLVPTGDEPTRLLAVEAAGHIGPPKRYLSVRGQFLEHSPYCERDVRGPDSPLLVDETDVEVLVRHRRGWTRYVYANHPFDVVGWDGHMYPWAFSIHDFEPITGRIHQPPPVHQTFQGPNFVICSFVPRKVDYHPDAIPVPYNHHNVDSDEMLFYTGGNYEARRGSGIEQGSISLHPSGFTHGPQPGAAERSIGAEFFDELAVMVDTFRPLDLCDAGTACEDDAYAWTWARRA, encoded by the coding sequence ATGCCGTACTACCGCAGCGTCGGCGAGGTGCCCCGCAAGCGCCACACCCAGTTCCGCCAGCCCGACGGCAGCCTGTACGCCGAGGAGCTGGTCGGTCAGGAGGGCTTCTCCTCCGACTCGTCGCTGCTCTACCACCGGCACGCGCCCACCGCGATCGTGGCCGCCGAGGAGTTCACCCCGCCCGCCTTCACCCGGGTGCCCAACCTGCCGCTCAAGCCGCGGCACCTGCGCACCCACAAGCTCGACGGGGCCGGCGCCGACCCGGTGCTCGGCCGGCAGTACCTGCTCGCCAACGACGACGTGCGGATCGCGTACGTCCTGGCGGACAAGCCGTCGCCGCTGTTCCGCGACGCCACCGGCGACCACTGCCTCTACCTGGAGTCCGGCTCGCTGCGCGTGGAGTCGCCGTTCGGCGTGCTGGAGGCGGTGGCCGGCGACTACGTCGTCATCCCCACCTCGACCATCCACCGCCTCGTGCCCACCGGCGACGAGCCGACCCGGCTGCTCGCTGTCGAGGCCGCCGGCCACATCGGCCCGCCCAAGCGCTACCTCTCGGTGCGCGGGCAGTTCCTGGAGCACTCCCCCTACTGTGAGCGGGACGTCCGCGGGCCGGACAGCCCGCTGCTCGTCGACGAGACCGACGTCGAGGTGCTGGTCCGGCACCGGCGCGGGTGGACGAGGTACGTCTACGCCAACCACCCGTTCGACGTGGTCGGCTGGGACGGGCACATGTACCCGTGGGCGTTCTCCATCCACGACTTCGAGCCGATCACCGGCCGGATCCACCAGCCGCCGCCCGTGCACCAGACCTTCCAGGGCCCGAACTTCGTGATCTGCTCGTTCGTGCCGCGCAAGGTCGACTACCACCCGGACGCCATCCCGGTGCCGTACAACCACCACAACGTCGACTCCGACGAGATGCTCTTCTACACCGGCGGCAACTACGAGGCCCGGCGCGGCTCCGGCATCGAGCAGGGCTCGATCTCGCTGCACCCCTCCGGCTTCACCCACGGCCCCCAGCCGGGCGCCGCGGAGCGGTCGATCGGGGCGGAGTTCTTCGACGAGCTGGCCGTCATGGTGGACACCTTCCGCCCGCTGGACCTCTGCGACGCGGGGACCGCCTGCGAGGACGACGCGTACGCCTGGACCTGGGCGCGCCGGGCCTAG
- the fahA gene encoding fumarylacetoacetase: MSWVTGAAGSPYGVSNLPYGVFRQGDRAPRIGVRIGDFVLDLAGAEAAGLVLAAGALGRPTLNDFMALGRPQWTAVRQRVTELLTDPAHRPAVEPLLVPLREVELLLPFEVADYVDFYSSEHHASNVGQIFRPGQPPLLPNWKHVPIGYHGRAGTVVVSGTPVVRPSGQRATAQGPTTGASVRLDIEAEVGFVVGVPSRLGDRVAVADFADHVFGVVLVNDWSARDIQAWEYQPLGPFLGKSFATSVSAWVTPLDALADAFVPAPDQDPPVQEYLHDTPHLGLDLTLSVEWNGERVAEPPFATMYWTPAQQLAHLTVNGASLRTGDLYASGTVSGPERGQVGSFLELTWGGTEPVKFADGAARTFLEDGDTVTITATAPGPDGTTIALGEVTGSILPAR; encoded by the coding sequence ATGAGCTGGGTGACGGGTGCGGCGGGGTCGCCGTACGGGGTGAGCAACCTGCCGTACGGGGTGTTCCGGCAGGGCGACCGCGCGCCGCGGATCGGCGTACGCATCGGCGACTTCGTGCTGGACCTGGCCGGCGCGGAGGCCGCCGGGCTGGTGCTGGCCGCCGGGGCGCTGGGCCGGCCGACCCTCAACGACTTCATGGCGCTCGGCCGTCCGCAGTGGACCGCCGTCCGGCAGCGGGTGACCGAGCTGCTCACCGACCCGGCGCACCGCCCGGCCGTGGAGCCGCTGCTGGTGCCGCTGCGCGAGGTGGAGCTGCTGCTGCCGTTCGAGGTGGCCGACTACGTCGACTTCTACTCGTCGGAGCACCACGCGTCGAACGTCGGGCAGATCTTCCGGCCCGGGCAGCCGCCGCTGCTGCCGAACTGGAAGCACGTGCCGATCGGCTACCACGGCCGGGCCGGCACGGTGGTCGTCTCCGGCACCCCGGTCGTCCGCCCCAGCGGGCAGCGGGCCACCGCGCAGGGCCCGACCACCGGTGCCTCCGTGCGGCTGGACATCGAGGCCGAGGTCGGTTTCGTGGTCGGGGTGCCGAGCCGGCTCGGCGACCGGGTCGCCGTCGCGGACTTCGCCGACCACGTCTTCGGCGTGGTGCTGGTCAACGACTGGTCCGCCCGGGACATCCAGGCGTGGGAGTACCAGCCGCTCGGGCCGTTCCTGGGCAAGTCCTTCGCGACCTCGGTCTCGGCCTGGGTCACCCCGCTGGACGCGCTGGCCGACGCCTTCGTGCCCGCCCCCGACCAGGACCCGCCGGTGCAGGAGTATCTGCACGACACCCCGCACCTCGGGCTGGACCTGACCCTGTCGGTCGAGTGGAACGGCGAGCGCGTCGCCGAGCCGCCCTTCGCCACCATGTACTGGACGCCGGCCCAGCAGCTCGCCCACCTCACGGTGAACGGCGCGTCGCTGCGGACCGGCGACCTCTACGCCTCCGGCACCGTCTCCGGTCCGGAGCGCGGCCAGGTCGGCTCGTTCCTGGAGCTGACCTGGGGCGGGACCGAGCCGGTCAAGTTCGCCGACGGCGCCGCCCGCACCTTCCTGGAGGACGGGGACACGGTGACGATCACCGCCACCGCGCCCGGCCCGGACGGCACCACCATCGCCCTCGGCGAGGTCACCGGGAGCATCCTCCCGGCCCGCTGA
- a CDS encoding DUF397 domain-containing protein, translating to MTELTGAVWRTSSRSNDQGLCVEVATNVVAAHGVVGVRDSKDPQGPALAVSPPGWTAFVAAIRGDAFRR from the coding sequence ATGACCGAGCTGACCGGCGCCGTCTGGCGCACCAGCAGTCGCTCCAACGATCAGGGCCTCTGCGTCGAGGTGGCCACCAACGTGGTGGCCGCGCACGGCGTGGTGGGCGTACGCGACTCGAAGGACCCGCAGGGCCCGGCGCTCGCGGTCAGCCCACCGGGCTGGACGGCGTTCGTCGCCGCGATCCGGGGTGACGCCTTCCGCCGCTGA
- a CDS encoding SRPBCC family protein, giving the protein MSTVTVSAFIEAQDVDVWRLLTDLPARADWLSAVGDVEVLNPGDLGPGTAWRETRVRPDGVAEAEEFLVVEAAAPARLVLSSRGAGADYRITWTLRAVERRRRGCTEVTVEHEAVPTRPYGRVLALILGGLAARAVEGALRRDLADLALAVGPARSAEAA; this is encoded by the coding sequence ATGTCGACGGTGACGGTTTCCGCATTCATCGAAGCGCAGGACGTCGACGTCTGGCGGCTCCTCACCGATCTCCCGGCGCGTGCCGACTGGCTGTCCGCGGTCGGCGACGTCGAGGTTCTCAACCCCGGCGACCTCGGGCCCGGCACCGCCTGGCGGGAGACCCGGGTCCGGCCGGACGGCGTCGCCGAGGCGGAGGAGTTCCTGGTGGTCGAGGCCGCCGCCCCGGCACGGCTGGTGCTCAGCTCGCGGGGTGCGGGCGCTGACTACCGGATCACCTGGACGCTGCGCGCCGTCGAGCGCCGGCGGCGCGGCTGCACCGAGGTCACCGTCGAGCACGAGGCGGTGCCGACCCGCCCGTACGGCCGGGTGCTGGCCCTGATCCTCGGCGGCCTGGCCGCCCGGGCCGTGGAGGGCGCCCTCCGCCGCGACCTGGCCGACCTGGCGCTGGCCGTCGGGCCCGCCCGGTCCGCCGAGGCCGCCTGA
- a CDS encoding PQQ-binding-like beta-propeller repeat protein: MGKPSGRRIVVAVVAVLAVAAAAAVVLRVLAPAEVETVARGAYPAAPTPPVGVIGRLPVAPLVVDGRLRVYAGARQVYADQPVSGKHRVTPFWSYRRWPAKLVGVLAEGTTVVSRWSDGKLVALDARTGRVAWRADGPAPGAVPKPRRTYAATVWDPAGLHVTRAADGRAVLIAAGPGAVGGYALTDGRRLWRAEVGRGCRADVGTTADGEVVGVDSCAGPAAVEFRDAATGAVRTRWRPPDAPGRLVVTPVGCRDGRSSCRGLRTSGRGDEAGRGWLVVGAAEPVAAPALDGPDAELDGERAVGTAGGVVTGRSARTGEELWRRADLGPVRILAVEPGRVHLLTEGRDLVTLDPVTGAERSRFAMDIGRDGTGWQPGRAHAAGGYVAVERLRERAGPDDDDQGYFLMAEPVLLAAT; this comes from the coding sequence ATGGGGAAGCCCTCGGGGCGGCGGATCGTGGTGGCGGTCGTGGCGGTGCTGGCCGTCGCGGCGGCGGCCGCCGTGGTCCTGCGGGTCCTCGCGCCCGCCGAGGTGGAGACGGTCGCCCGGGGCGCGTACCCGGCCGCGCCCACCCCGCCGGTCGGCGTGATCGGCCGGCTGCCGGTGGCGCCGCTGGTCGTGGACGGCCGGCTCCGCGTCTACGCGGGCGCCCGCCAGGTGTACGCCGACCAGCCGGTCTCCGGGAAGCACCGGGTCACCCCGTTCTGGTCGTACCGCCGCTGGCCGGCGAAGTTGGTCGGTGTGCTCGCCGAGGGCACCACGGTGGTGAGCCGCTGGTCCGACGGGAAGCTGGTGGCGCTGGACGCGCGTACCGGGCGGGTCGCCTGGCGGGCCGACGGCCCCGCGCCGGGCGCGGTGCCGAAGCCGCGCCGCACCTACGCCGCCACGGTCTGGGACCCGGCGGGGCTGCACGTCACCCGGGCCGCCGACGGCCGTGCCGTGCTGATCGCCGCGGGCCCCGGCGCGGTCGGCGGGTACGCCCTCACGGACGGCCGCCGGCTGTGGCGGGCCGAGGTGGGGCGGGGCTGCCGCGCCGACGTGGGCACCACGGCCGACGGCGAGGTGGTCGGCGTGGACTCGTGCGCCGGGCCGGCCGCTGTCGAGTTCCGGGACGCCGCGACCGGCGCGGTGCGGACCCGCTGGCGGCCTCCGGACGCCCCGGGCCGGCTCGTGGTGACCCCGGTGGGCTGCCGGGACGGGCGCTCGTCCTGTCGGGGGCTGCGTACCTCGGGGCGCGGCGACGAGGCCGGCCGGGGCTGGCTGGTGGTCGGCGCGGCCGAGCCGGTGGCCGCCCCCGCCCTCGACGGCCCGGACGCCGAGCTGGACGGCGAGCGCGCGGTGGGCACCGCGGGCGGCGTGGTCACCGGGCGCTCCGCCCGCACGGGCGAGGAGCTGTGGCGCCGGGCCGACCTCGGGCCGGTCCGGATCCTGGCGGTCGAGCCGGGCCGGGTGCACCTGCTGACCGAGGGGCGGGACCTGGTCACCCTCGACCCGGTGACGGGCGCGGAGCGGTCCCGGTTCGCCATGGACATCGGCCGGGACGGGACCGGCTGGCAGCCGGGCCGGGCGCACGCGGCTGGCGGCTACGTGGCGGTGGAGCGGCTCCGCGAGCGCGCCGGTCCGGACGACGACGACCAGGGCTACTTCCTGATGGCCGAGCCGGTGCTGCTGGCCGCGACCTGA
- the hisC gene encoding histidinol-phosphate transaminase codes for MTDTGRHQPPLRLTRADLDALPNYVPGRSPADLARELGLPEAIKLASNEVPYGPLPGVVEAVAEAVAGSHRYPDMGVVALRQALAERYGVDADRIATGCGSVALAEHLVRATCLPGDELLYSWRSFEAYPIIAATSGATSVRVPNDAGHGHDLASMAAAVTDRTRMVLVCNPNNPTGTAVRRAELDRFLDAVPDDVLVVIDEAYREFVTDPEVPDGLTYLDRPNVAVLRTLSKAWGLAGLRIGWLVAAPTVAAAVRKVVTPFSTSMAAQAGALAALAQADEVERRCALVVAERDRVTEALRKFVPDVPDSQANFVWLPLGDRAVEFGKACEARGVIVRPFPGDGVRVTIGTPAENDAFLAAAEAALA; via the coding sequence ATGACCGACACCGGACGTCACCAGCCTCCGCTGCGGCTCACCCGCGCCGACCTGGACGCGCTGCCCAACTACGTGCCCGGGCGCAGCCCGGCCGACCTGGCCCGCGAGCTGGGCCTGCCCGAGGCGATCAAGCTGGCCAGCAACGAGGTCCCGTACGGCCCGCTGCCCGGCGTGGTGGAGGCGGTCGCCGAGGCGGTGGCGGGTTCGCACCGCTACCCGGACATGGGTGTGGTGGCGCTGCGCCAGGCCCTCGCCGAGCGGTACGGCGTGGACGCCGACCGGATCGCCACCGGCTGCGGCTCGGTGGCGCTGGCCGAGCACCTGGTCCGGGCGACCTGCCTCCCCGGCGACGAGCTGCTGTACTCGTGGCGGTCCTTCGAGGCGTACCCGATCATCGCGGCGACCAGCGGCGCGACAAGCGTGCGGGTGCCGAACGACGCCGGCCACGGCCACGACCTGGCCTCGATGGCGGCGGCCGTGACCGACCGGACCCGGATGGTCCTGGTCTGCAACCCGAACAACCCGACCGGCACGGCGGTCCGCAGGGCCGAGCTGGACCGCTTCCTCGACGCGGTGCCGGACGACGTGCTCGTGGTGATCGACGAGGCGTACCGGGAGTTCGTCACCGACCCGGAGGTGCCGGACGGCCTCACCTACCTGGACCGGCCGAACGTCGCGGTGCTGCGCACCCTGTCCAAGGCGTGGGGCCTGGCCGGCCTGCGGATCGGCTGGCTGGTCGCCGCGCCCACCGTGGCCGCCGCCGTGCGCAAGGTGGTCACCCCCTTCTCCACCAGCATGGCCGCGCAGGCGGGCGCGCTGGCCGCGCTGGCCCAGGCCGACGAGGTGGAGCGGCGGTGCGCGCTGGTCGTCGCCGAGCGGGACCGGGTCACCGAGGCGCTGCGCAAGTTCGTCCCGGACGTGCCGGACAGCCAGGCCAACTTCGTCTGGCTGCCGCTGGGCGACCGGGCCGTGGAGTTCGGCAAGGCGTGCGAGGCGCGCGGCGTGATCGTCCGGCCGTTCCCCGGTGACGGGGTGCGCGTCACCATCGGCACGCCGGCCGAGAACGACGCCTTCCTGGCCGCCGCGGAGGCCGCGCTGGCCTGA
- a CDS encoding RDD family protein gives MSVQPGWYVDPADPETRRYWDGEGWIGAPIPVDATPPDGPPPPEPAPAAAAAPAAASHPGQPAPVTGAQPGGPAPGPWSGPPAGGPGQPWPGQPGQPGPWAGPPGQQGPPPGWPYPGWPGRPPAPRPHGLPLASYGARLVARLIDLGVVFLLNVVVNGWFVWRYVEEISPYLRESVRRSLAGDTSTEGLPQPGEQAAGLQIAILLIATALWFAYEVPSMAARGQTFGKRLVGVRAVPVEADQPLGFGRATRRWSTLGLPTLLWYCCGLGLLLQFVDAVSPLFDQPLRQALHDKRAQTVVVQLPRTRPDTRTAPRDRANPPGDTP, from the coding sequence GTGAGTGTGCAGCCCGGCTGGTACGTCGACCCCGCCGATCCCGAGACCCGCCGGTACTGGGACGGCGAGGGGTGGATCGGCGCGCCGATCCCGGTCGACGCCACCCCGCCCGACGGACCGCCGCCGCCCGAGCCGGCCCCCGCCGCCGCAGCGGCCCCCGCCGCCGCGTCGCACCCGGGCCAGCCGGCCCCGGTGACCGGCGCGCAACCCGGCGGTCCGGCCCCCGGGCCGTGGTCGGGGCCGCCGGCCGGTGGCCCGGGCCAGCCGTGGCCGGGTCAGCCGGGGCAGCCGGGACCCTGGGCGGGCCCACCCGGCCAGCAGGGGCCGCCGCCGGGCTGGCCGTACCCGGGCTGGCCGGGACGTCCGCCGGCGCCGCGACCGCACGGGCTGCCGCTCGCCTCGTACGGCGCCCGGCTGGTCGCCCGTCTCATCGACCTCGGCGTGGTGTTCCTGCTCAACGTCGTCGTCAACGGCTGGTTCGTCTGGCGCTACGTCGAGGAGATCTCGCCGTACCTGCGCGAGTCGGTGCGCCGGTCCCTGGCCGGGGACACCTCCACCGAGGGGCTGCCCCAGCCGGGCGAGCAGGCCGCCGGGCTCCAGATCGCCATCCTGCTGATCGCCACCGCGCTGTGGTTCGCCTACGAGGTGCCCTCGATGGCGGCGCGCGGACAGACCTTCGGCAAGCGGCTCGTGGGCGTCCGGGCCGTGCCGGTCGAGGCGGACCAGCCGCTCGGGTTCGGCCGGGCCACCCGGCGCTGGAGCACCCTCGGCCTGCCCACCCTGCTCTGGTACTGCTGCGGCCTCGGCCTGCTGCTCCAGTTCGTCGACGCGGTCTCCCCGCTCTTCGACCAGCCGCTGCGCCAGGCCCTGCACGACAAGCGGGCGCAGACCGTGGTGGTCCAGCTCCCCCGCACCCGGCCCGACACCCGTACCGCCCCGCGCGACCGCGCCAACCCCCCGGGAGACACCCCATGA